A genome region from Pelodiscus sinensis isolate JC-2024 chromosome 27, ASM4963464v1, whole genome shotgun sequence includes the following:
- the ELK4 gene encoding ETS domain-containing protein Elk-4, translated as MDSTITLWQFLLQLLQEPQNKNIICWTSNDGEFKLLQAEEVARLWGIRKNKPSMNYDKLSRALRYYYVKNIIKKVNGQKFVYKFVSYPEVLNIAPLVMSRVEGDPMMAGLAEISSAPKDLESCVKEKAQTCVKSSSRNDYIHSGLYSSFTLNSLNSSNVKLFRSVKIENPAEKLAEKKPDQEKTPSVIKFVTISPKRPALAAPASATSIVSTLPVESEEALQTLETLVPPKLTPTEAPASLPNLTATFTPPPPVSSMSPALEVPSTPPSPPLSSNHDLDIDTDIESVASQQLEQSQNPQHLSPEPREHDSSVLEKDLANHLSRAKKPKGLELAPTLVITGSDPSPLGILSPSLPTASLTPAFFSQTPILLTPSPLLSSIHFWSTLSPVAPLSPARLQGANTLFQFPSVLNSHGQFTLSGLDGPSTPGPFSPDLQKT; from the exons ATGGACAGTACGATCACCTTGTGGCAGTTCCTCCTTCAACTTCTCCAGGAGCCCCAGAACAAGAATATCATCTGTTGGACCTCCAACGACGGGGAGTTCAAAttgctgcaggcagaggaggtggcccggctgtgGGGAATCCGCAAGAACAAGCCCAGCATGAACTATGACAAACTCAGTCGAGCTCTCAGATACTACTATGTGAAG AACATCATCAAAAAGGTGAATGGTCAGAAGTTTGTGTACAAGTTTGTTTCTTATCCGGAGGTTTTGAATATTGCCCCACTGGTGATGAGCAGGGTGGAGGGAGACCCGATGATGGCTGGCTTGGCAGAAATCAGCAGTGCACCAAAGGATCTAGAAAGCTGTGTAAAAGAGAAGGCCCAGACCTGTGTTAAATCATCCAGCCGTAATGACTACATCCATTCGGGCCTGTATTCTTCTTTTACTCTGAACTCTCTGAACTCCTCCAACGTGAAGCTCTTCAGGTCGGTCAAGATAGAGAATCCAGCTGAGAAACTGGCAGAGAAAAAGCCTGATCAGGAGAAGACGCCCTCGGTCATAAAGTTTGTGACCATTTCCCCCAAAAGGCCTGCTCTGGCAGCCCCTGCCTCAGCCACTTCCATTGTCTCAACTCTTCCTGTGGAATCGGAAGAAGCTCTCCAAACCTTGGAGACTCTAGTGCCTCCAAAATTAACTCCCACGGAAGCTCCTGCCTCTTTGCCAAACTTAACCGCCACCTTTACCCCGCCACCACCTGTATCTTCCATGTCGCCTGCTCTGGAGGTTCCTTCCACACCCCCTTCGCCGCCCTTGAGTTCTAACCATGACCTGGACATTGATACGGACATCGAATCGGTGGCTTCTCAGCAGTTGGAGCAGTCTCAGAACCCTCAGCACCTATCCCCAGAGCCAAGAGAGCATGATTCATCTGTGCTGGAGAAGGACCTTGCCAATCACCTTTCCAGAGCTAAAAAACCCAAAGGGCTGGAGCTAGCTCCTACTTTGGTCATTACAGGCAGCGATCCGAGCCCCCTGGGGATACTAAGTCCTTCTCTCCCTACTGCATCTCTTACTCCAGCATTTTTTTCCCAG ACTCCCATATTGCTGACCCCAAGCCCCTTGCTCTCGAGCATTCATTTCTGGAGTACGCTCAGTCCAGTCGCTCCTCTCAGTCCAGCAAGATTGCAAGGTGCTAACACTCTTTTTCAG TTTCCATCAGTACTGAACAGCCATGGGCAATTTACTTTGTCTGGACTGGATGGCCCCTCCACCCCTGGGCCGTTTTCCCCAGACCTGCAGAAGACATAG